A DNA window from Allokutzneria albata contains the following coding sequences:
- a CDS encoding PfkB family carbohydrate kinase — protein MAADRAGAVLCVGLATVDVVHRVPVFPAANTKLTATRQDVAAGGPATNAAVTAAALGSRVTLLTALGSHPLAHSVRDELTEFRISVRDATPDRIEAPGVSAISVHEGTGERSVVSADARGVDPCPPAELTQLVSAADVLLIDGHHPRLALAAAQTAARLGVVVVFDAGRYKPHHEQLLDWVDVAVCSGDYRLPNCEQEERTIRALGERVAVGAMTRGHDPIVWWRDDLRGEVPVPVVSVQDTLGAGDVFHGAFAHAVAAGGWDGGKVADHLAFATRVAGLRVQHAGPRSWLEKLPAVVDSGPSQAL, from the coding sequence ATGGCGGCTGATCGGGCCGGAGCGGTGCTGTGCGTCGGCCTGGCGACGGTCGACGTGGTGCACCGCGTCCCGGTCTTCCCGGCGGCGAACACCAAGCTCACCGCGACCCGGCAGGACGTGGCCGCGGGCGGGCCCGCGACGAACGCGGCCGTCACCGCCGCGGCCCTGGGATCGCGGGTCACGCTCCTGACCGCTCTCGGCTCGCATCCGCTGGCGCACTCCGTCCGGGACGAGCTGACGGAGTTCCGGATCAGCGTCCGCGACGCCACGCCCGACCGCATCGAGGCGCCCGGGGTCTCCGCGATCTCGGTGCACGAGGGCACCGGCGAGCGCAGTGTCGTGTCCGCCGACGCCCGCGGCGTCGACCCGTGCCCGCCCGCCGAGCTGACGCAGCTGGTGTCGGCGGCGGACGTGCTGCTGATCGACGGGCACCACCCCCGGCTCGCGCTGGCGGCGGCCCAGACCGCGGCCCGGCTCGGCGTCGTCGTGGTCTTCGACGCCGGTCGCTACAAGCCGCACCACGAGCAGCTGTTGGACTGGGTGGACGTCGCGGTGTGCTCCGGTGATTACCGGTTACCGAATTGTGAGCAGGAAGAACGGACAATTCGGGCGCTCGGCGAACGGGTGGCCGTTGGGGCGATGACCCGGGGACATGATCCGATCGTGTGGTGGCGCGACGACCTCCGCGGTGAGGTTCCGGTGCCGGTCGTATCGGTTCAGGACACGCTGGGTGCCGGTGACGTGTTCCACGGCGCCTTCGCCCACGCGGTGGCCGCCGGCGGCTGGGACGGCGGGAAAGTTGCTGATCACCTGGCGTTTGCCACCCGCGTCGCCGGGCTCCGGGTGCAGCACGCGGGACCGCGGAGTTGGCTGGAGAAGTTACCCGCTGTAGTCGATTCGGGTCCGTCGCAGGCGCTCTGA
- a CDS encoding isoprenyl transferase: MRETRLWKRARDIVYKGYEWRLSRAIVGQQHPRHVGVMLDGNRRWAREAGLEDVNDGHRAGADRIAHLLNWCQDAGVEVATLWLLSTDNLNREESELKPLLEIIAGVVEELAAPETPWQVRIVGALDKLPEDFAHRISAASVRTKNRTGMQVNIAVGYGGRQEIADAVRKLLLKHAEEGTSIEELAEVLDVDHIAEHLYTSGQPDPDLVIRTSGEQRLSGFLLWQSAHSEFWFCDAYWPDFRRVDFLRALREFGARHRRFGN; encoded by the coding sequence GTGCGCGAAACGCGGTTGTGGAAACGGGCCCGGGACATCGTCTACAAGGGCTACGAATGGCGGCTCAGCCGGGCCATCGTCGGCCAGCAGCACCCTCGGCACGTCGGCGTCATGCTCGACGGGAACCGCCGCTGGGCCCGCGAGGCCGGGCTGGAGGACGTCAACGACGGCCACCGCGCGGGCGCCGACCGGATCGCACACCTGCTGAACTGGTGCCAGGACGCCGGGGTCGAGGTCGCGACGCTCTGGTTACTGTCCACCGACAACCTCAACCGCGAGGAGTCCGAGCTCAAGCCGCTGCTGGAGATCATCGCGGGGGTGGTCGAGGAGCTGGCCGCGCCGGAGACGCCGTGGCAGGTGCGCATCGTCGGCGCGTTGGACAAGCTGCCGGAGGACTTCGCCCACCGCATCTCCGCGGCCTCCGTGCGCACCAAGAACCGCACCGGCATGCAGGTCAACATCGCCGTCGGCTACGGCGGGCGGCAGGAGATCGCCGACGCCGTGCGCAAGCTGCTGCTCAAGCACGCCGAAGAGGGCACCAGCATCGAGGAGCTGGCCGAGGTCCTCGACGTCGACCACATCGCCGAGCACCTCTACACCTCCGGCCAGCCCGATCCCGACCTGGTCATCCGCACCTCCGGCGAACAGCGCCTGTCCGGCTTCCTGCTCTGGCAGTCGGCCCACTCGGAGTTCTGGTTCTGCGACGCGTACTGGCCGGACTTCCGCCGCGTCGACTTCCTCCGCGCGCTCCGCGAGTTCGGCGCGCGGCACCGCCGTTTCGGGAACTAG